One genomic window of Solanum stenotomum isolate F172 chromosome 9, ASM1918654v1, whole genome shotgun sequence includes the following:
- the LOC125876764 gene encoding sodium transporter HKT1-like: MSSLSYLGKKLQHLCSSIYLYMSCLCGSTCFLISSLYKSILFKVNKFVIQLFYFIFISIFGFLILRNLNLRHSEDFTSTNLDLFFTCVSSVTVSSMSTLEMEVFSNSQLIVITFLMFIGGEVFISMIELYLIRPKFKPWRKNSKIESILSSSSTSSPRNSNFNNDDDYNIELDIVVLPDSPKSNKSDKDDFVSSDNNLKYQSIKLLGVVTLVYLLVINIVGMSLVLVYLAFVSSAKDVLTNKGINTYIFAIFTTISSFVSCGFVPTNENMMVFSKNSGLLLIFIPQVLVGNALYPMCLRFSIRLMGKLFVSKKREAKYLLKNSREIGHLHLFSRQHSRLLVVTMFGFILVQFILFCVLEWNSNGLNGLNSYQRFVGSLFQVVNARHTGETIVDISTLSPPILVMFIVMMYLPPYTSFIPVKGVEENTEEYVFDEKQGRGKVVENFILSQLCYLSLFIILICITERKKIKDDPLNFNVFNITLEVVSAYGNVGFTTGYSCDRMINGDQTCKNKWYGFVGNWSDEGKIIIIILMFFGRLKKFNMQGGKPWKLL; the protein is encoded by the exons ATGAGTAGCTTATCTTATTTGGGAAAAAAGCTACAACATCTTTGTAGctctatatatttgtatatgtcaTGTTTATGTGGATCAACATGTTTTCTCATTTCTTCTTTATACAAATCCATTCTTTTTAAAGTGAACAAGTTTGTCATACAACTTTTTTACTTCATCTTCATCTCTATTTTCGGTTTTTTAATTCTCAGAAACTTGAACCTGAGACATAGTGAAGATTTTACGTCTACCAATTTAGACTTGTTCTTCACTTGTGTTTCTTCTGTTACTGTTTCAAGtatgtccactttagaaatggagGTCTTTTCAAATTCCCAACTCATTGTTATAACATTTTTGATGTTCATAGGTGGTGAGGTCTTTATTTCTATGATTGAACTTTATTTAATAAGACCTAAGTTTAAGCCATGgagaaaaaatagcaaaattgaGTCAATacttagtagtagtagtacttCTAGTCCAAGAAACTCGAATTTTAATAATGATGACGATTATAATATTGAGTTGGACATTGTCGTTTTACCTGATTCTCCAAAATCTAATAAGTCAGATAAAGATGATTTCGTGTCATCAGATAATAATCTCAAGTACCAATCTATTAAATTGCTTGGAGTTGTAACATTAGTTTATCTTCTAGTCATCAACATTGTTGGTATGTCATTAGTTTTAGTGTATTTAGCCTTTGTTTCAAGTGCAAAAGATGTACTAACAAACAAGGGGATAAATACCTACATTTTCGCGATTTTCACAACCATTTCATCCTTTGTTAGCTGTGGATTTGTTCCAACGAACGAAAACATGATGGTGTTTAGCAAGAATTCAGGTCTTCTTTTGATTTTCATCCCTCAAGTTCTTGTTGGGAACGCGTTATATCCAATGTGTTTGAGATTTTCGATTAGGTTGATGGGAAAATTATTCGTGTCCAAGAAAAGAGAAGCTAAGTATTTGTTGAAGAATTCAAGAGAAATAGGACATCTACATTTGTTTTCTAGACAACATTCAAGATTGTTAGTGGTTACTATGTTTGGTTTCATCTTGGTGCAATTCATattgttttgtgttttggaatGGAATTCTAATGGTCTCAATGGACTAAATAGTTATCAAAGATTTGTGGGATCATTGTTTCAAGTTGTGAATGCAAGACACACTGGTGAAACTATTGTTGATATCTCCACTCTTTCACCACCAATTTTGGTGATGTTCATAGTAATGAT GTATCTTCCTCCATATACATCATTTATACCAGTTAAAGGTGTTGAAGAGAACACAGAAGAATATGTATTTGATGAAAAACAAGGAAGAGGAAAAGTTGTAGAAAATTTCATACTTTCCCAACTTTGTTACCTATCCTTGTTCATTATTCTTATTTGCAtaacagaaaggaaaaagataaaggATGATCCACTCAACTTTAATGTCTTCAATATCACTCTTGAAGTTGTAAG tgcATATGGGAATGTTGGTTTCACAACAGGATATAGTTGTGATAGGATGATAAATGGAGACCAAACTTGTAAGAATAAATGGTATGGATTTGTAGGAAATTGGAGTGATGAAGGTAAGATAATTATCATTATTCTCATGTTTTTTGGAAGATTGAAGAAATTCAATATGCAAGGAGGGAAACCTTGGAAGCTCTTGTAA